ACGTCAAAGTATCTTTTACCGGCTTCTGTGCATTCAAGAAGCCGCCTAAAGAAATAAGCATCCCGATCAGGAATGTATTTGTCTTTATATTCATAGGCTGTCAGTCACATAATTTTAAAGATCAAAGGTAAGTAATTAAGATCAAAATGTCTTACCTTGATAATTGTATAAAATCAATTGTATCTTTAATCCGCTGTGATTATTATAAACGGGAAAGGCTGAATTAATTTAGTTAATGATCCTAAATAAAAGGCCGCCGAGTCCGGCGGCCTTCTGATGTACTTTATTTTATAATTTCCATCAACTTATCTAACTAAAACATTGTTTTATTATGATATACCCATTCCATTCCATTTGGTTATAATCTACATGGCTTTTGTATGGGTAACTATGATGTGTGAATCTTCATTGGTTTCATAATCCCTGTACGATGTTTTAAAGCCTAAAAGCTCTACCTTGATATCTTCCTCTTTAGCCCTGATGTTCGCGAAATCCTGGATCATTTCCAGGACGTCTGTTGCAATATAGGAAGTGCCCCGGGCATCAATGGTTACCGTAGAGTTGGGTTTGATGTTTTTCAAGGTCTTCTTAATGGCCGCTTTGTTCAGGAAAGACACTTCCTCTGCAAGCTTAATGACGATCCCGCCTGCATGATTCAGCTTTTCGCGGCTTAAATAATAAGCTCTTTTCATATTTCCCTGAAGAATATAAAAAACAGAGATAGCCAGGCCGATACCAACTCCTTTAAGCAAATCGGTGGATACTACAGCTGCTACGGTTGCTGCAAATGGGATAAACTGGAATTTGCCCAAATGCCAGAAATGCCTGAATGTGGCAGGTTTTGCCAGCTTGTAGCCGACTAAAATCAATACCGCTGCCAGCGTTGCCAAAGGGATCAGATTAAGGATCACAGGAATTGAAAGTACGCAGATCAATAATAAAACCCCGTGGATGATTGCGGATATTTTTGAAGTTGCCCCTGCGTTGGCATTGGCAGAACTTCTTACCACTACCGAGGTCATCGGAAGCCCGCCGATGAAAGAACTGATAAGATTTCCTATTCCCTGTGCTTTCAGCTCAAGATTGGTATCCGTTATTCTTCTCTGCTGGTCCAGCCTGTCGGAAGCTTCAATACAGAGCAGGGTTTCAATGGAGGCTACAATGGCAATGGTTGCTCCGGCAATCCAGACTTTAGGATTGGTAAATCCATGGATGTCAGGCAGGGTTATTAAATTTTTAAAATCCTCCAGAGACTGCGGTACAGGTAAGGAAACAAGGTGTTGCGGCTGTATAGCCAGCGAACTTCCTGTCATTCTGAACATCTGGTTCATAATAATACCCGCTACTACGGCAACCAAGGCTCCCGGAAGCATTTTCATCCTTCTCAGGATATAAATTCTGTCCCATGCAATAAGAATGGCTACGGAAACCAGGGTCACCACAATGGCGCCCGGATGGATAGCCCCGGATAATTCGGTAAAATACCCGAAGTTGAACCCGTTGTCAAAAATAGATTCGTGGCCTTCATAATCTTTATCAAACCCCAGTGCATGAGGGATCTGTTTTAAAATAATAATAATCCCGATTGCCGCAAGCATGCCTTCAATAACATTATTGGGAAAATAGTTGGATATGCTTCCGGCCTTCACAAAACCCAAGATCAGCTGCAGGGCTCCCGCTATGATTCCGGCGCATAGGAATATGTTAAATGCACCCAGATCTGTAATGGCAGTCAGAACAATCGCCGTCAGGCCCGCTGCAGGCCCCGAAACCGATACATTCGAGTTGCTGACCGAACCTACAATGAGACCTCCTACCACCCCTGCAATAATGCCGGATAGAGGCGGTGCCCCGGATGCCAGGGCAATACCCAGGCAAAGTGGGAGTGCCACCAGGAATACAACGAGCCCCGAAGGGAAATTCTCCTTAATTCCTCCGATTAATGATGTTTTTTTCATGATGTGAAAACTGCTGTGAATGGAACTGACCTATTGAAATTCAATACATCAGTAGAAAATGAAATTTAATTTTAAAATACGGATAAGTATACTGCCGAAGAGTTCGGCAGAGACAGATATCATTAAAAGTGTATTGTAAAAAATTAAGCTTCCGGAGGCGGAGAAAATATGGATAATAAGGGTGAAAGATGAAAAGAATCATCGATCAGTACAAAAGAACTGCCTTCATGGGAAGGTTCAAAAAACTTCAGGTAGTC
The sequence above is a segment of the Chryseobacterium sp. JJR-5R genome. Coding sequences within it:
- a CDS encoding SulP family inorganic anion transporter — encoded protein: MKKTSLIGGIKENFPSGLVVFLVALPLCLGIALASGAPPLSGIIAGVVGGLIVGSVSNSNVSVSGPAAGLTAIVLTAITDLGAFNIFLCAGIIAGALQLILGFVKAGSISNYFPNNVIEGMLAAIGIIIILKQIPHALGFDKDYEGHESIFDNGFNFGYFTELSGAIHPGAIVVTLVSVAILIAWDRIYILRRMKMLPGALVAVVAGIIMNQMFRMTGSSLAIQPQHLVSLPVPQSLEDFKNLITLPDIHGFTNPKVWIAGATIAIVASIETLLCIEASDRLDQQRRITDTNLELKAQGIGNLISSFIGGLPMTSVVVRSSANANAGATSKISAIIHGVLLLICVLSIPVILNLIPLATLAAVLILVGYKLAKPATFRHFWHLGKFQFIPFAATVAAVVSTDLLKGVGIGLAISVFYILQGNMKRAYYLSREKLNHAGGIVIKLAEEVSFLNKAAIKKTLKNIKPNSTVTIDARGTSYIATDVLEMIQDFANIRAKEEDIKVELLGFKTSYRDYETNEDSHIIVTHTKAM